GTCTCTCTATTTTTAATTACCACTGGGATTCAGGAATAAGACTTTGCAGATGGAAAAGATAAAGGCACgactgaaagcagaatttgaagCCCTGGAGTCTGAGGAGAGGCACCTGAAGGAATATAAACAGGAAATGGACCTGCTGCTGCAAGAGAAGATGGCCCATGTGGAGGAGCTGCGACTGATCCACGCTGATATTAATGTGGTATGCAACAGTCCAGCTGCAGACAGTCTGACTAAGACACAGTGGCATATGAATCATTCCACAGGCTGTGGAATTGTGCACATCAGTGAACTATCACTGGTTCAATAATCTGGACTTTACAACATCATCCTAGGATCCTACAGAGTGCAAAGTAAATTTACTGCAGggtaattgtttttttcctgtattggGCAGGATATTTTGTAATGTTGGCATAGTAAGCACTTGCACCAAGAGGAAAGATAACTAAGCCTATTTTGGCTATGACTTTACCAGTATCCACAATAACATCACTCTAGCAGTCCCACAGAAAACTGTTCTTCCTGTTAGGCTTTTCTCATTGAGCAcccagaaacagagaaactttAGCAGCTAGATGGGACTTTTGACTGGAGGTTTTGGGAAGAAAGATTTTGAGAAAATGCATGGTATTTTTTAAGTTCTTAGTAAGAACTGACCTTCATCACTGAGTGGAACCACCAAAAAACAAGAAGCACCAGCCTGAAGGGAATTAatacaaagaagagaaaaacaatttataAACAGGGAAGATGAACCAATTAGAGGGGCTAAATAGGGAATATctttttaaatgtgcattttttatGTCATGTTAGGTCACTTGCATGATTGCTTAGTGCTTTCTAGCTCTGAAGATATCTCTGCTTTGCACCAGAGCAAAACAGCTCCCACACTGTAAACAAGTACAAGCTATATACTGGATGTGCAGACTGCATTTCTTTATCTCTTGAAATGTCCATTCCCCTATCCAGCTGCATAACCTCAACCTCTGTTTCATCCTCCCTTCTTCTTCCAGTCAGAttgtctttttctctgctgcttttcccatttACTGCAGTAAGAGAAACAGGAAcctttccttgtttgtttgttaacTTCTGACATTTGGTGTTCAGATATCttagaaacacaaaaaattagttttgttctaccttaatttcttttttaatgtctgcTGAGAGTTTTCCATCAGTCCTCACTTGCTGACTTTATCTGTAGCCTGTCTACCTGCTGCTTCTTTGTTCAGAAGGTCATATAGGTTGAGTGCaccttttttaaatgaaaatgtatctCATATGTCACTTTCTGTTGCTTCTTCCTTGCCCAATTTTCGTCCTCCCAATACCTTAACTGTTTGCTCTACTATTGCATTGTCTCCAATCTCTTCCAgcttgtgttaaaaaaaatctcttctttctgATACAGTCTCTTGCTCAATCAGAGAGGGACAGTTCTTTACAAGCATGCCCATCCTCCCGTTTCAGATGGAGAATACTATCAAGCAGTCTGAGAATGATCTTAACAAGCTTTTGGAATCTACTCGTCGCCTGCATGAGGAATACAAGCCCCTAAAGGAGCACGTAGATGCTTTGCGAATGACTCTGGGATTGCAGAGGCTGCCAGACCtatgtgaggaggaggagaaactgTCCCTTGAGTAAGTCTCCAAAGTAAACATTATCTGGCTTTATACTTTCTCTCAATTCTACTGgtcattttctcattttactttTGTTGGTAGGTGGAAAAAAGAACTCAAGAGGTAAGcatgaaaaccaaaaaagttaacaaaaaagGAATGTGCGAAGACATGTATTTGATAACATTCAGTCTGAACTTGTTGCAAGGTAAATTTAGATTATTTCAAGCTGCAAAGTCTACATATGACATGAAAAAATTCAGGGGTGGTTGGCTGTCTAGATTTTTATACTACATGTTGCATTTTctagcaacttttttttttcccctgaaaattACTTGTTTAGCAAGCAATAGTAGGAGGCAATACAAGAGGAGGATAAAACCCAAGTATTCTTCAGTTAGTTTGTGCTGCTGCTAGTcagaattttactttttgctgcctgctcagagcagtggcATTTAACCCTAACCCTAAGACTGTCAACAAATAAGTTTATCCAAGCTGTGGAAAAGTATAAACTAGGTGGGGGAGAGTGACAGAATTAGCTACTATTCAAAGAACAATGTCTTTTGTTTAACAGATCAGTTTTAAATGCAAGGGATGTTTTAAGAAGCTTATATTTCTCTTAATGCCcagcataattaaaataattttcacaggCACACAGTTTTCAAGatttcctttgtatttctttagaaatgttGTTTTACGTTCCAAACACCTTGACACTACAAAGAATCTATTTATTTCCTGCCTACAAAAGTTATTCAttttaacagaataaaacagaaaaactcttCGACAGATTTGCATCTGAAGCTGTTGTCTACTTTTGATTGGATTAGATTTATATCCAGTTGTACATCAAGATACCTTAGAAGCTGACAATCTGGAATCTGGCTGAAGTGtacaaatgcagagaaaaatactaCCGACTCTATTTATGAACTAGTCTTAAGTGTAGGCAATTTGACTCCAGAGGAACATCATAGGGAAATGTGATCCATTGTATTTTAACGCAAAATATCCTTTACAGACTAATGAAATACCCCAGAAGGcagttacattttttctttgttattcttCCGTCTAGCtactttgaaaagcagaaggCAGAATGGCAGACAGAGCCACAGGAGCCTCCCATCCCAGAgtctctggctgcagctgcagcagctgcccaacAGCTGCAAGTGGCTAGAAAACAAGATACCAGACAGACAGCAACTTTCAGACAACAGCCACCTCCAATGAAGGTCAGGAGACAAATGTGCtgggttttctgttttgccaTTGGAACACATTATGTTTATGAAGTTGATTGGTAtttgcaaaaaggaaaaattatttgtccTGATTCTGATTTCCCCTGCAGTGGTTCAAATCAAGAACAACCATTAGACTTAAAGTAGTAGCATCAGACATCCAGGGTTAAGGACAAGAATCTTTTATGACTTAGGAGTCTCCATCAGCAGAGTTGTTAGGCAATTCCCACTCCTCTTGTGTTTCATGTGGGAGAAAGTCatgtaagaaaggaaaaaaaagcttggcaagaggaaaacaagtaGCTGTTAGTTAGTGCCATACAGAGTCATATTAGAAGCAATGCACATATTTTATGAGGGAAATTACTGATGGTATATATTATCAGAAAAGATGATTGTTTCTGCACTTGGGATCTTCAAGACTAACACTGAGATTAACTTAAACTAACCACAGGCACTTAAGTGACAGTTTTACTCTGCTCCTTCTGTAGTAAGAAGAGCTAAGTAATTGCATAGAGGTACTCATCCTGCCAAGGTTTCAAAGAGTCACTGACTAAGTAGCAAACTG
This Chiroxiphia lanceolata isolate bChiLan1 chromosome 14, bChiLan1.pri, whole genome shotgun sequence DNA region includes the following protein-coding sequences:
- the ZC4H2 gene encoding zinc finger C4H2 domain-containing protein isoform X1, translating into MFFLLLFFFFNFPLAFFTFHKRFKSGVKSMADEQEIMCKLESIKEIRNKTLQMEKIKARLKAEFEALESEERHLKEYKQEMDLLLQEKMAHVEELRLIHADINVMENTIKQSENDLNKLLESTRRLHEEYKPLKEHVDALRMTLGLQRLPDLCEEEEKLSLDYFEKQKAEWQTEPQEPPIPESLAAAAAAAQQLQVARKQDTRQTATFRQQPPPMKACLSCHQQIHRNAPICPLCKAKSRSRNPKKPKRKQDE
- the ZC4H2 gene encoding zinc finger C4H2 domain-containing protein isoform X2, producing the protein MRSEGRNKTLQMEKIKARLKAEFEALESEERHLKEYKQEMDLLLQEKMAHVEELRLIHADINVMENTIKQSENDLNKLLESTRRLHEEYKPLKEHVDALRMTLGLQRLPDLCEEEEKLSLDYFEKQKAEWQTEPQEPPIPESLAAAAAAAQQLQVARKQDTRQTATFRQQPPPMKACLSCHQQIHRNAPICPLCKAKSRSRNPKKPKRKQDE
- the ZC4H2 gene encoding zinc finger C4H2 domain-containing protein isoform X3 is translated as MEKIKARLKAEFEALESEERHLKEYKQEMDLLLQEKMAHVEELRLIHADINVMENTIKQSENDLNKLLESTRRLHEEYKPLKEHVDALRMTLGLQRLPDLCEEEEKLSLDYFEKQKAEWQTEPQEPPIPESLAAAAAAAQQLQVARKQDTRQTATFRQQPPPMKACLSCHQQIHRNAPICPLCKAKSRSRNPKKPKRKQDE